A portion of the Anoxybacillus gonensis genome contains these proteins:
- the nusA gene encoding transcription termination factor NusA, with product MNTELLDALTALERDKGISKEVLIEAIEAAIVSAYKRNFNQAQNVRVDFNQETGTIRVFARKEVVDEVYDSRLEISLDEAKRINPNYQVGDVVEIEVTPKNFGRIAAQTAKQVVTQRVREAERGVIYAEFVDREEDIMTGIVQRTDSKFIYVSLGKIEALLPVSEQMPNETYKPHDRIKVYITKVEKTTKGPQIYVSRTHPGLLKRLFELEVPEIYDGTVEIKSVAREAGDRSKISVHSDNPEVDPVGACVGPKGQRVQAIVNELKGEKIDIVRWSADPVEFVANALSPSKVLDVIVNEEEKATTVIVPDYQLSLAIGKRGQNARLAAKLTNWKIDIKSQSEAEQLGIYPRSSSSFQVDEEEISEVE from the coding sequence ATGAATACAGAATTGTTAGATGCCTTAACAGCGCTTGAGCGCGATAAAGGCATTAGTAAAGAAGTGCTAATTGAAGCGATTGAAGCGGCCATTGTATCCGCTTATAAACGCAATTTTAATCAAGCGCAAAACGTTCGTGTCGATTTTAATCAAGAGACAGGGACAATTCGTGTATTTGCTCGCAAAGAAGTAGTCGATGAAGTGTACGATTCACGCTTAGAAATTTCACTTGATGAAGCAAAGCGAATAAACCCGAATTATCAAGTAGGCGATGTCGTTGAAATTGAAGTGACGCCGAAAAACTTCGGACGCATCGCTGCGCAAACAGCAAAGCAAGTCGTCACGCAACGCGTTCGCGAAGCAGAGCGTGGAGTCATTTATGCCGAATTTGTTGACCGAGAAGAAGATATTATGACAGGTATTGTTCAGCGGACGGATTCGAAATTTATTTACGTCAGCCTCGGCAAAATTGAGGCGTTGCTTCCGGTGAGCGAACAAATGCCGAATGAAACGTATAAGCCACATGATCGCATTAAAGTGTACATTACAAAAGTCGAAAAAACGACAAAAGGTCCACAAATTTACGTATCGCGCACGCATCCAGGTTTATTAAAGCGATTGTTTGAATTAGAAGTACCAGAAATTTATGACGGTACGGTAGAAATTAAATCGGTTGCACGCGAAGCAGGAGATCGCTCAAAAATTTCTGTTCATTCCGATAACCCAGAAGTCGATCCGGTTGGTGCATGTGTTGGACCTAAAGGACAACGGGTGCAAGCGATCGTAAACGAGTTAAAAGGCGAAAAAATCGACATCGTTCGTTGGTCAGCGGATCCTGTTGAATTTGTCGCTAATGCGTTAAGCCCATCCAAAGTGCTTGACGTCATCGTCAATGAAGAAGAAAAAGCGACAACGGTCATCGTACCAGATTATCAACTTTCACTTGCTATTGGGAAACGTGGACAAAACGCTCGTTTAGCAGCGAAATTAACAAATTGGAAAATTGATATTAAAAGTCAGTCTGAAGCGGAGCAATTAGGTATTTACCCTCGTTCTTCATCATCGTTCCAAGTTGACGAAGAGGAGATTAGTGAGGTGGAATAA
- the rnpM gene encoding RNase P modulator RnpM, which produces MPKKIPMRKCVVTGEMKPKKELIRIVRSKEGDVSIDPTGKKAGRGAYITLSKECILLAKKKNTLAHHLKATIDDSIYEQLLQLAEKENGETNES; this is translated from the coding sequence ATGCCAAAAAAAATTCCGATGCGCAAATGTGTTGTCACAGGGGAAATGAAGCCGAAAAAAGAGCTCATTCGCATCGTTCGTTCAAAAGAAGGCGACGTATCGATTGACCCGACAGGAAAAAAAGCGGGACGAGGTGCATACATTACGCTAAGTAAAGAATGCATTTTGCTTGCGAAAAAGAAAAATACGCTTGCGCATCATTTGAAAGCGACTATTGACGATTCGATTTACGAACAGCTATTACAGCTCGCCGAGAAGGAGAATGGAGAAACAAATGAATCATAA
- a CDS encoding YlxQ family RNA-binding protein, with protein MNHKPWASFLGLANRARKVISGEELVVKEIQRKRVKLVILSEDASENTRKKISDKCVFYRVPLCYVDNRYELGGAIGKGARVVVAITDEGFAQKLKTML; from the coding sequence ATGAATCATAAACCGTGGGCTTCTTTTCTCGGATTAGCGAATCGGGCGCGCAAAGTCATTTCGGGAGAAGAGCTCGTTGTGAAAGAAATTCAGCGTAAGCGCGTGAAGCTTGTCATTTTATCGGAAGATGCGTCAGAAAATACGAGAAAAAAAATTTCCGATAAATGTGTGTTTTATCGCGTTCCGCTTTGTTATGTAGACAATCGCTATGAATTAGGTGGAGCGATTGGCAAAGGAGCACGGGTCGTTGTAGCAATTACGGATGAAGGATTCGCACAAAAGCTAAAAACGATGCTCTAA
- the infB gene encoding translation initiation factor IF-2, translating to MSKMRVYEYAKKHNVSSKDVIHKLKEMNIDVSNHMTMIEADVVEQLDRSFKKEQKQEQKQETKKEEKKAPVKKPVLEQFEEDDDEVIQTKVPIKKAVVKNREGKKHDLQIQQKEKKIFNNKKNKKQKPQQAPQQEVQKKKEKELPKKITFEGSLTVAELAKKLGKEPSEIIKKLFMLGIIATINKDLDKDAIELICSDYGVEVEEKVTIDETEFETIEIVDHPEDLVERPPVVTIMGHVDHGKTTLLDSIRHTKVTEQEAGGITQHIGAYQVVVNGKKITFLDTPGHEAFTTMRARGAQVTDIVILVVAADDGVMPQTVEAINHAKAAKVPIIVAVNKIDKPTANPDRVMQELMEYELVPEEWGGDTIYCKLSALTGEGIDNLLEMILLVSEMEELKANPNRRATGTVIEAKLDKGRGPVATLLVQSGTLRVGDPIVVGYTYGRVRAMTNDLGRRVKEAGPSTPVEITGLNEVPQAGDRFMVFEDEKKARQIGEARAQKQIVQQRSVKARVSLDDLFEKIKQGEMKELNIIVKADVQGSVEALVAALQKIEVEGVRVKIIHSGVGAVTEYDIMLASASNAIVIGFNVRPDANAKRVAEAEKVDIRLHRIIYKVIEEIEAAMKGMLDPEYEEKVIGQAEVRQTFKVSKVGTIAGCYVTDGKITRDSSVRLIRQGIVVYEGQIDTLKRYKDDVKEVAQGYECGITIKNFNDIKEGDVIEAYIMQEVERK from the coding sequence ATGTCAAAAATGCGTGTATACGAATATGCCAAAAAACATAACGTGTCAAGTAAAGATGTCATCCATAAATTAAAAGAAATGAACATCGACGTATCGAACCATATGACGATGATTGAAGCGGATGTTGTCGAACAACTCGATCGTTCGTTCAAAAAAGAACAAAAGCAAGAGCAAAAACAAGAAACGAAAAAAGAAGAAAAGAAAGCACCTGTAAAAAAACCTGTTTTAGAACAGTTTGAAGAAGATGACGATGAAGTCATTCAAACGAAAGTGCCGATCAAAAAAGCAGTAGTAAAAAATCGCGAAGGGAAAAAACACGACTTGCAAATTCAACAAAAAGAAAAGAAAATTTTCAATAACAAAAAAAATAAAAAACAAAAACCTCAACAAGCTCCACAACAAGAAGTGCAAAAGAAAAAAGAAAAAGAGCTTCCGAAAAAAATTACATTTGAAGGTTCTTTAACGGTCGCGGAGTTAGCAAAAAAATTAGGCAAAGAGCCTTCTGAAATTATTAAAAAGCTATTTATGCTTGGCATCATTGCAACAATTAACAAAGATTTGGACAAAGATGCGATCGAGCTCATTTGCTCTGACTACGGTGTAGAAGTAGAAGAAAAGGTAACGATTGACGAAACAGAATTTGAAACGATTGAAATCGTTGATCATCCAGAAGATTTAGTTGAACGTCCGCCTGTTGTCACAATTATGGGACACGTTGACCACGGAAAAACAACGTTGCTTGACTCGATTCGCCATACGAAAGTAACGGAGCAAGAAGCTGGCGGTATTACACAACATATCGGTGCGTATCAAGTTGTTGTAAACGGCAAAAAAATCACATTTTTAGATACACCTGGTCACGAAGCGTTCACAACGATGCGTGCACGCGGTGCACAAGTGACAGATATCGTCATTCTTGTTGTCGCAGCAGATGACGGAGTGATGCCGCAAACCGTTGAAGCGATTAACCATGCGAAAGCGGCAAAGGTTCCAATTATCGTCGCGGTCAATAAAATCGATAAGCCTACAGCGAATCCAGATCGCGTCATGCAAGAGCTAATGGAATATGAGCTCGTTCCAGAAGAATGGGGCGGCGATACAATTTATTGTAAGCTATCTGCGTTAACAGGCGAAGGGATTGACAACTTGCTTGAAATGATTTTGCTTGTGAGCGAAATGGAAGAGTTAAAAGCAAATCCAAACCGTCGTGCGACGGGAACGGTCATTGAAGCGAAGCTCGATAAAGGTCGCGGTCCAGTGGCAACGCTTCTCGTTCAATCAGGTACGTTGCGCGTTGGTGATCCGATCGTTGTCGGTTATACGTACGGACGTGTACGGGCGATGACGAACGATCTAGGACGCCGTGTAAAAGAAGCGGGTCCATCGACACCGGTTGAAATTACCGGATTAAACGAGGTGCCGCAAGCAGGCGATCGCTTCATGGTGTTTGAGGACGAGAAAAAAGCACGTCAAATTGGCGAAGCTCGCGCACAAAAGCAAATTGTGCAACAACGAAGCGTAAAAGCGCGCGTTAGCTTAGACGACTTGTTTGAAAAAATTAAGCAAGGCGAAATGAAAGAATTAAATATTATTGTCAAAGCCGACGTACAAGGTTCTGTAGAAGCGCTCGTTGCGGCATTGCAAAAAATCGAAGTCGAAGGAGTACGCGTGAAAATTATTCACTCCGGTGTAGGTGCGGTGACGGAATACGATATTATGCTTGCATCTGCATCAAATGCGATTGTCATCGGCTTTAACGTTCGTCCAGATGCGAACGCAAAACGTGTCGCGGAAGCAGAAAAAGTCGATATTCGTCTCCATCGCATCATTTACAAAGTCATCGAAGAAATTGAAGCAGCGATGAAAGGGATGCTTGATCCAGAGTACGAAGAAAAAGTGATCGGTCAGGCGGAAGTGCGTCAAACGTTCAAAGTATCAAAAGTTGGTACCATTGCAGGATGCTATGTGACAGATGGAAAAATTACGCGCGATAGCAGCGTCCGTCTCATTCGTCAAGGCATCGTCGTTTACGAAGGACAAATTGATACGTTAAAACGTTACAAAGACGATGTAAAAGAAGTCGCACAAGGATACGAGTGCGGGATAACGATTAAAAACTTTAATGACATTAAAGAAGGAGACGTCATTGAAGCATATATTATGCAAGAAGTGGAGCGCAAATGA
- a CDS encoding DUF503 domain-containing protein — translation MIGYVECECIIYDVQSLKEKRAVLQRIVTRLKQKYNISVAEVDYQNVWQRTKLGIVAITAERTATEQELHRALQFIDSFPEIERTVTTFEWF, via the coding sequence ATGATCGGATACGTCGAATGTGAATGCATCATTTACGACGTCCAATCATTAAAAGAAAAACGAGCCGTGTTGCAACGCATTGTCACACGGCTTAAACAAAAATATAATATATCAGTAGCCGAAGTAGATTACCAAAACGTATGGCAACGAACGAAGCTAGGGATTGTAGCGATTACAGCCGAGCGAACAGCGACGGAACAAGAGCTACATCGGGCGTTACAATTTATCGATTCGTTTCCAGAAATCGAACGAACGGTTACAACATTCGAGTGGTTTTAA
- the rbfA gene encoding 30S ribosome-binding factor RbfA: MSLRATRVGEQMKKELSDIIGRKLKDPRIGFVTVTDVRVTGDLQQAKVYISVLGDEEQKKNTLKGLAKATGFIRSEIGQRIRLRKTPEIYFEIDETIDYGQRIESLIKQISEEKEHKEE; encoded by the coding sequence ATGAGTTTGCGAGCCACACGTGTAGGCGAACAAATGAAAAAAGAATTAAGCGATATTATCGGACGCAAACTAAAAGACCCGCGCATCGGTTTCGTTACCGTAACAGATGTTCGTGTAACGGGTGATTTGCAACAAGCAAAAGTGTATATTTCTGTTCTTGGTGATGAAGAACAAAAGAAAAATACGCTAAAAGGGTTAGCGAAAGCGACGGGCTTTATCCGTTCAGAAATTGGCCAGCGTATTCGTTTGCGCAAAACACCTGAAATTTACTTTGAAATTGATGAAACGATCGATTACGGTCAACGAATTGAAAGCTTAATTAAACAAATTTCCGAAGAAAAAGAACATAAAGAAGAATAA
- the truB gene encoding tRNA pseudouridine(55) synthase TruB → MDGVLLLHKPAGMTSHDCVMRIRKLFQTKKVGHTGTLDPDVSGVLPICIGKATKIVELLTAERKTYEGEVTLGIATTTEDASGDIVSEKPIEQPIFRHDIERVFANLTGDIEQVPPMYSAVKVNGKKLYEYARAGIDVERPKRNVHIFELLLLDDRQVFTGERISFRFRVTCSKGTYVRTLAVQIGERLGYPAHMSHLVRTASGPFTLDQCVSFADIEQHVVAGTAHTLLLPIKRALAHFPTYVMSKEEEEKVKHGALLPILPSMPERLLMVNEQGEALAIYMPHPTKQSYMKPLKVL, encoded by the coding sequence ATGGACGGAGTGTTATTGTTACATAAACCTGCAGGCATGACGTCACACGACTGCGTCATGCGCATTCGTAAATTATTTCAAACGAAAAAAGTTGGTCATACCGGAACGCTTGATCCTGACGTAAGTGGTGTATTGCCAATTTGCATCGGCAAAGCAACAAAAATCGTTGAACTACTAACAGCGGAGAGAAAAACTTATGAAGGAGAAGTGACGTTAGGCATAGCGACGACAACAGAAGATGCATCAGGTGACATCGTTTCAGAGAAGCCGATTGAACAGCCGATTTTTCGTCATGACATTGAACGAGTATTCGCTAATCTCACTGGGGACATTGAACAAGTTCCACCGATGTATTCTGCAGTAAAAGTAAATGGAAAAAAACTGTATGAGTATGCACGCGCAGGTATTGACGTAGAACGACCGAAACGAAACGTCCACATTTTTGAACTGCTCCTTCTTGATGACAGACAAGTATTTACAGGTGAACGGATATCGTTTCGTTTTCGCGTGACATGTAGTAAAGGGACATACGTGCGTACACTCGCTGTTCAAATCGGCGAGCGACTTGGGTATCCGGCGCACATGTCACATCTTGTTCGCACAGCGTCAGGACCGTTTACGCTCGATCAATGCGTGTCGTTTGCTGACATCGAACAGCATGTCGTAGCTGGTACAGCGCATACGTTACTTTTACCGATTAAACGAGCGCTAGCTCATTTCCCAACGTATGTCATGAGTAAGGAAGAAGAGGAAAAAGTAAAACATGGGGCGCTTTTACCTATTCTACCTTCTATGCCAGAGCGTCTGTTAATGGTTAATGAACAAGGTGAAGCGTTAGCGATTTATATGCCTCATCCGACAAAGCAAAGCTATATGAAACCTTTAAAAGTATTGTAG
- the ribF gene encoding bifunctional riboflavin kinase/FAD synthetase, producing the protein MKTIWLSHPLNKKNDAPLVMALGYFDGVHLGHQKVIQTAKQIADQYGYKSAVMTFHPHPSVVLGRSQQHVRFITPLKEKEKQIAKLGVDYLYVVEFTPEFAYLLPQQFVDEYIIGLGVKHVVAGFDFTYGRLGKGTMETLPFHSREQFTQTVIPKQTFGEEKISSTYIRQRLAEGDVEQLPYLLGRWYEVTGTVIHGDKRGRTIGFPTANVALDDDYIIPRIGVYAVTVTIDGNTWTGVCNVGYKPTFHAQQQKDPTIEVHLFDFSADIYGAHVCIQWHKRLRDERAFSSVHELVEQIHRDAQAAREYFQNPLAFYRKNMYSI; encoded by the coding sequence ATGAAAACCATTTGGCTGTCCCATCCGTTAAACAAAAAAAATGATGCTCCGCTTGTTATGGCGCTCGGTTATTTTGACGGCGTTCATCTTGGGCATCAAAAAGTCATTCAAACGGCAAAACAAATCGCTGATCAATATGGATACAAAAGCGCGGTCATGACGTTCCATCCGCATCCGTCGGTCGTGCTCGGACGCTCACAACAACATGTTCGATTTATTACACCATTAAAGGAAAAAGAAAAACAAATTGCAAAACTTGGCGTCGATTATTTATACGTTGTTGAATTTACGCCTGAATTTGCTTATTTGTTGCCGCAACAATTTGTCGATGAATACATCATTGGTCTTGGTGTGAAGCATGTCGTGGCAGGATTTGATTTTACGTACGGCCGCTTAGGAAAAGGGACGATGGAAACATTGCCATTTCATTCTCGTGAACAATTTACGCAAACCGTCATTCCAAAACAGACGTTTGGGGAAGAAAAAATTAGCTCCACATATATTCGGCAACGGTTAGCTGAAGGGGACGTGGAACAGCTACCTTATTTGCTCGGAAGATGGTATGAAGTAACAGGCACAGTCATTCATGGGGATAAACGCGGACGGACGATTGGATTTCCAACGGCAAACGTTGCGCTTGACGATGACTATATAATCCCGCGCATTGGTGTATATGCTGTCACGGTAACGATAGATGGCAACACGTGGACGGGAGTATGCAACGTCGGGTATAAGCCGACGTTCCACGCCCAACAACAAAAAGATCCAACGATTGAAGTGCATTTGTTTGACTTTTCAGCAGACATTTACGGTGCGCATGTATGTATTCAATGGCATAAACGATTGCGTGATGAACGAGCATTTTCTTCCGTTCACGAGCTCGTTGAACAAATTCATCGCGATGCTCAAGCGGCACGCGAATATTTTCAAAATCCCCTTGCATTTTATCGGAAAAACATGTATTCTATTTAA
- the rpsO gene encoding 30S ribosomal protein S15 — MALTQERKNEIINQFKIHETDTGSPEVQVAILTEQINNLNEHLRVHRKDHHSRRGLLKMVGRRRNLLTYLRNKDINRYRELINKLGLRR; from the coding sequence ATGGCATTAACACAAGAGCGTAAAAACGAGATCATCAACCAGTTCAAAATTCACGAAACTGACACAGGTTCTCCAGAAGTACAAGTTGCTATCCTTACAGAGCAAATTAACAACTTGAACGAACATTTACGTGTTCATCGTAAGGACCATCATTCTCGTCGTGGTCTTTTGAAAATGGTTGGTCGTCGTCGTAACTTACTTACGTATTTACGTAACAAAGACATCAACCGTTATCGTGAATTGATTAACAAACTCGGATTACGCCGATAA
- the pnp gene encoding polyribonucleotide nucleotidyltransferase, which translates to MEQEKHVFSIDWAGRPLTVEIGELAKQANGAVLVRYGDTVVLSTATASKEPKSVDFFPLTVNYEERLYAVGKIPGGFIKREGRPSEKAILASRLIDRPIRPLFAEGFRNEVQVVSMVMSVDQDCSPEMAAMFGSSLALTISDIPFEGPIAGVTVGRVNGEFVINPSVAQMEQSDMHLVVAGTKDAINMVEAGANEVPEEVMLEAIMFGHEEIKRLIAFQENIAAKVGKEKMEVVLYELDAQLEADIRARVEGEVKRAVQVPEKLAREAAIEQLKAEVVAAYEQQEADEETIKQVKEILHKLVKEEVRRLITEEKVRPDGRKVDEIRPLSSAVGLLPRTHGSGLFTRGQTQALSVCTLGALGDVQILDGLGIEETKRFMHHYNFPPFSVGETGAMRGPGRREIGHGALGERALEPVIPSEKEFPYTIRLVSEVLESNGSTSQASICASTLAMMDAGVPIKAPVAGIAMGLVKSGEHYTILTDIQGMEDHLGDMDFKVAGTEKGVTALQMDIKIKGLSREILEEALQQARKGRLEILKHMMQTISEPRKELSKYAPKILTMQINPDKIRDVIGPSGKQINKIIEETGVKIDIEQDGTIFISSVNEDMNQKAKKIIEDIVREVEVGQVYLGKVKRIEKFGAFVELFSGKDGLVHISELAEERVGKVEDVVSIGDEILVKVTEIDKQGRVNLSRKAVLRDQKEAEQ; encoded by the coding sequence ATGGAACAAGAAAAACATGTGTTTTCGATCGACTGGGCAGGTCGGCCGTTGACCGTTGAAATTGGCGAATTAGCCAAACAAGCAAACGGCGCTGTATTAGTGCGATACGGCGATACGGTCGTATTAAGTACAGCGACAGCATCGAAAGAACCAAAGAGCGTCGACTTTTTCCCATTAACAGTCAATTACGAAGAACGTTTATACGCTGTTGGTAAAATTCCAGGGGGATTTATTAAGCGTGAAGGACGTCCAAGTGAAAAAGCCATTTTAGCTAGCCGTCTCATCGACCGTCCGATTCGGCCATTATTTGCTGAAGGATTTCGAAATGAAGTGCAAGTTGTCAGCATGGTGATGAGCGTTGATCAAGACTGCTCACCAGAAATGGCGGCAATGTTTGGCTCTTCGCTTGCGTTAACGATTTCTGATATCCCATTTGAAGGACCGATCGCTGGGGTGACAGTTGGCCGTGTGAACGGTGAATTTGTGATTAACCCGTCTGTCGCACAAATGGAACAAAGCGATATGCATCTTGTCGTTGCTGGAACGAAAGATGCGATTAACATGGTGGAAGCAGGGGCGAATGAAGTACCAGAAGAAGTTATGCTTGAAGCAATTATGTTTGGGCATGAAGAAATTAAGCGGCTCATTGCATTCCAAGAGAACATTGCCGCAAAAGTTGGCAAAGAGAAGATGGAAGTCGTTCTGTATGAACTCGATGCCCAGCTTGAAGCGGACATTCGTGCTCGTGTGGAAGGTGAAGTGAAACGCGCGGTTCAAGTACCTGAAAAATTAGCGCGCGAAGCAGCAATTGAACAATTGAAAGCAGAAGTTGTAGCGGCGTACGAACAACAAGAAGCAGATGAAGAAACAATAAAGCAAGTGAAAGAAATTTTACATAAACTTGTTAAAGAAGAAGTACGACGCTTAATTACGGAAGAAAAAGTGCGTCCAGACGGACGAAAAGTAGATGAAATTCGTCCGCTTTCATCAGCCGTTGGACTTTTACCACGCACGCACGGATCAGGCTTGTTTACACGAGGACAAACACAAGCGCTTAGCGTATGTACACTCGGTGCACTTGGTGATGTGCAAATTTTAGATGGACTTGGTATTGAAGAAACAAAACGGTTTATGCACCATTATAACTTCCCGCCATTCTCAGTCGGAGAAACAGGAGCGATGCGTGGACCAGGACGTCGCGAAATTGGTCACGGAGCGCTTGGCGAGCGCGCACTTGAGCCGGTTATTCCATCTGAAAAAGAGTTTCCGTACACGATTCGCCTCGTATCAGAAGTGTTAGAATCAAACGGTTCGACATCTCAAGCGAGCATTTGTGCGAGCACATTGGCGATGATGGATGCGGGTGTGCCGATTAAAGCGCCAGTAGCTGGTATTGCGATGGGGCTTGTGAAAAGCGGTGAACACTATACGATTTTAACAGATATTCAAGGCATGGAAGATCATCTCGGTGATATGGACTTTAAAGTAGCAGGGACAGAAAAAGGGGTCACTGCTTTACAGATGGATATTAAAATTAAAGGTTTATCGCGTGAAATTTTAGAAGAAGCGTTGCAACAAGCGCGCAAAGGTCGCCTTGAAATTTTAAAACATATGATGCAAACGATTAGCGAACCGCGCAAAGAGCTATCTAAATATGCACCGAAAATTTTAACGATGCAAATTAATCCAGATAAAATTCGTGACGTCATCGGTCCAAGCGGAAAACAAATTAACAAAATTATTGAAGAAACGGGCGTAAAAATTGATATTGAACAAGATGGAACAATCTTCATTTCATCTGTAAACGAAGATATGAATCAAAAGGCGAAAAAGATTATTGAAGATATCGTTCGTGAAGTGGAAGTTGGACAAGTGTACTTAGGAAAAGTAAAACGAATTGAAAAATTTGGTGCATTTGTCGAATTGTTTAGCGGAAAAGACGGTCTCGTACACATTTCAGAATTGGCGGAGGAACGCGTCGGAAAAGTGGAAGATGTCGTTTCGATCGGCGATGAAATTTTAGTGAAAGTAACGGAAATCGATAAACAAGGCCGTGTAAATTTATCGCGGAAAGCGGTATTGCGCGATCAAAAAGAAGCCGAGCAATAA
- a CDS encoding polysaccharide deacetylase family protein yields the protein MAAIIVQNPWTTTYIHELRHITAAKQSDPLYIQIMERAKQYNIPAQNAKVDRVWKAIPGYNGLEVDVEASYKQMKRNGTFSEQQLVYKQVSPTIHLHDLPPSPIYRGHPDKPMVSFLINVAWGSEHIPNMLHILEKYNVRATFFLEGRWVKEHPQLAKMIADAGHEIGNHSYNHPDLKTMSKQAIREQIVKTNDAIEAATGVKPRLFAPPSGSYRDDVVHIAHEMGMYTILWTVDTIDWQKPSPSVIVERVTSKVHNGAMILMHPTVSMVQALEPLIQSLQKREYAISNVSTLLSEERIVKSRRKGLD from the coding sequence ATGGCGGCAATCATCGTGCAAAATCCGTGGACGACGACGTATATCCACGAATTACGGCATATAACAGCAGCGAAACAAAGCGATCCGTTATACATTCAAATTATGGAACGGGCAAAACAATACAATATTCCTGCGCAAAACGCAAAAGTCGATCGCGTTTGGAAGGCGATTCCTGGCTACAACGGATTAGAAGTAGACGTTGAGGCATCATATAAACAAATGAAACGGAACGGAACATTTTCCGAACAACAGCTTGTATACAAACAAGTATCACCGACTATTCACTTGCATGATTTGCCACCGTCACCGATTTATCGGGGGCATCCAGATAAGCCGATGGTTTCTTTTTTAATTAATGTCGCATGGGGAAGTGAACATATCCCAAACATGTTACATATTCTTGAAAAATACAACGTTCGTGCCACATTTTTTTTAGAAGGTCGCTGGGTAAAAGAACATCCCCAACTTGCAAAAATGATTGCAGATGCCGGTCATGAAATTGGCAATCATTCATACAACCATCCAGATTTAAAAACGATGAGTAAACAAGCGATTCGTGAACAAATCGTCAAAACAAACGATGCCATTGAAGCAGCGACGGGAGTGAAACCTCGCTTATTTGCTCCGCCAAGCGGTAGCTATCGCGACGATGTCGTGCATATTGCCCATGAGATGGGGATGTACACGATTTTATGGACGGTCGATACAATTGATTGGCAAAAACCATCCCCGTCTGTTATAGTGGAACGAGTAACATCAAAAGTGCATAACGGGGCGATGATTTTAATGCATCCAACCGTATCGATGGTACAGGCGTTAGAGCCGTTAATTCAATCATTACAAAAACGAGAATACGCCATAAGTAATGTGTCCACATTATTAAGTGAGGAAAGAATTGTAAAAAGTAGGAGGAAGGGACTTGATTAA